In the genome of Panthera leo isolate Ple1 chromosome F3, P.leo_Ple1_pat1.1, whole genome shotgun sequence, the window ATAACTTTGTGAGAAGATGGCAGGGGACCCTAAAAGACGTCTGGACATTACCCAGCGACATTGCAGACGGTTGTGAATATGTTTGGCAGTGTTCGCGCCCTGATTAGGAAGTGAGGAAGAGGCGTCTCGTCCTCCCTGGGTGGTGTTTCTTATCGGCTCTGGGCAGCAGAGCGAGGCTGTCACCAGCGAAGCCTGAAAAGAGGAGAGAGCAAATTAGCATCTGTACCAGCCACGCTCAGATCGACCCCGCCAAATATACTCTCCCCGCCAAAACACACACTCCACCAAAACATCCACACTTCACGAAGTGACGTTcctcaatatatatattatcataagTGCATTTTAACATCTACGAACACATATCTGTATTCCCTCCTACCCTCAAGCATCAGAGCACACGACACACTGAAGTATATACTCATTCAAATAGTTATGCTGCCCTCCCTAtccacactgacacacacacacacacacacacacacacacacacacgtacctaTAAGAACTACACGCTGCACGGGGTGGGAGTGAGCTGATGTCATCCCCCTAGAATACCTCAGCCCAGCCTCTGCCAACAGATCGGCTTTGCTCAACCTCAGGGTTCCACGTGGGGTCAGGAAACTGAGAGGTAACCTTGGCAATCAAGCCAAGGCCTTGAAGGCCTAACAGGACACTGGGAAAGACAAGAGTCCTCAACAATGATCTGGCTGTTCCTGACTGGGGAATGAGCGGAGAGCAAGGCCTGTGTCAGGAACCCCCCCCAGACAAGctgaggcctgaggagagggaccccgtccggggtgggggggggggatttgatCTGAGCAGGGCGGGGTGGGATGCTGTGTGTCACTCTACAGTAAGTCACATAGGTGCCCCGTGCAAGTGGGCATCCAGGACCAGGGGAGTCAGTGGGTCGGGATCACATGGCACCGAAGTTTCTGGTCCAGATGAGGCATAGACTGAggtccgcccccacccccaccactacCTGCCCACTTGGCAATGGGTGGCGTCACAGGTTAGCACAGTGTATCAGGACATTTCATGTTCAAAATTCAACCCGAGGCCCTTGGGcggagaggaaagaaatgaatgaagacgaagaggaggaagaagaggagaggggggagggagggacccgCTGCCTTTATCCTAATGCTCAAATTACACCTGGACCATGCCAAGGAAAGAGAGGCAGCAGGCAACATGCAAAGGGAAGAAGTGAAATCTGGACTCTTGAGCTCGTAAGGATCCTGATCCTAGCAACTGAAGGGCAGCtttggaaatttcaaaaaaaaaattggactacTGTAATGTATTTGCCCTGATAAGAAGCTGAtcgagggggtgcctgggtggctgagtggctcagttgttaagcgtccaactcttggtttcggctcaggtcatgatcccgtggtttgtgggAGCAAACCCCTCCTCGGGTTCcttgctgagcgtgaagccttcttgggattctctctctctctctctctctctctctctctctctctctctctctctccctctgcccctctccccctcttaccccctctctctcaaaataaataaatacactgaaaaaaaaaaaaggaaactgagtgaGAATGCAAATCCTCAGTTGGTCCCAACTACACTGCACAGTGACTCGGAAACTTTGAACGTGGGATAACTCAGCCTCCTCTCCCTAGGCTTgtgagtagaaagaaaagagactagGAAAGCCAGGGGAGTGTCTTCTGGTTCTTACCGATGCCCTACACAAGGTACGTCATCACCAACGAGGAGGCGAAGACACATCCTGAGCAATGCAGAACACTTCGCCTCATGTTGTCACACCGTCCTCTGGAATGACAGCACTAGAGAGATCAGGTGTCGCCCAGGCCAGAACTGTCCAAGGTCCACCACCAAGGAAGTCAGGGGAACGGGACAGGGAAGTCAGGGGAACTGACCACGGAACTGGGGACCATTCCCCTGTAACAACCGCCCAGGGACTCCATGGGCCAATGAAAAGCACACCATATTTGAAGTCAACAGATCTGGTCCTGGCTCTATTGAGAACTAGCTGTGTCACTTGGTGAGTGATACAAAAATCTACATAAGGACAGAGTTCTACTtcctaaggcaaaaaaaaaaaaaaaaaaaaaatcccaaaacaacaaaacaaaacaaaaacaggcggtctgtctgtctgtactttttttttttttttgcaccagtTCTAGGTAAAAGCAAGGCCCAGAACACCCAGCCCCTGTCGAAGACACACCCAGGAAGATGTTAAGTAGTTTCAGATGCAGGTGCCGAACCACCCTGTCTATACTTTGACCCGTTCCCCTGCCTTCCTTGGCGGTGGACCTTGGACAGTTCTGGCCTGGGCGACACCTGGTCTCTCTAGATGTTTGTTGCAGCAGAGGTGATCCTGTTTCCATCCCCAGCCCTGTTTTCTGTAACACAGCGTTTCCCTCTCAGCGAGCAGAGGTGAGGGTTTCATTGGGCCCCATCCAGCTTCGGGGAGGAGCTGGCGAGGGGGCCATCTAAAGAGATGTGTTCCAGTGCGTCCTCACGGGCCACATGAAGCATTGGAGTAGAATATTTGAAATCTAAACTGCCCTGGACAAATGTAGGACAAATGAGTATAGTAACCTGTTTTCAAGCAGCCTGCAGACGGTTGTTGAGATAAGATGTCAACCTCTAAAAATACCCCTAATAACACCAAACCACAGATTATGAGTGCCACATAAATGGTATGGGTAACATTAATTCTGTAGTGGGGGAATGGTCGGTGCGGGTTTTGAGAGTGGGAGACCAAGCTTCAACCGGGCCTTCGGGAGTGTGGGGGTttgggagaggtgaggaggaggcAGCGAGGTGTCCAGGGGAGAATGGCATGAGCCACAGTGCAGCAGAGCCCGGCACATTCAGGCATACCTGGAACGGGGGCTATGTtacagggcagggctggggatcACGGGCAAAATGTTGGGGGCTCTgggctgcagagcctgatgcttagAGAACAGCAAGGAGGATGAGCCTAGAGCACAAAGTGGCAGAAACCTAAAAAGGTGGGTGGGGCCAAATTCCGAAAGATCTTAATATTAGGCAAAGGAGTCCAGACgaatgggggtggagggtgccTGAGAATGATCTGAGCTAAAGAGCAAGCGAGTGCAGACCTGTTGGAATGCAGCCCTACTAACAGCAGGAAGGGTCATTTGGGGATGGCGTTTGACAAGTCTACTGCAATCATCTAGATATGAAGAAGCAACTGGTCTTGGGGCCAGATCTGAGGAGCCAAGTACAAGAAGTCAGAAGTGAGTGTGAGTTTTCAGGGCGGAGTgcctggggaagggaaggcatcTCTGGCAGCCATGGACATCAGGAAGGGAGCTGGAAAAGACCGTGGGCTTAGACTGACACTGAGCTGGTGGCTGGACACCCACGGGGCaggagagagcaggtggggggagCAGCAGGATGAAAGGACACCAGGACAGACTATGCAGATTCGAAAGTCAGTTGTGAAAAAGTAAGCAGAGTGGACGACATGAATAGGGTTTCTGTGAGGAAGGCAAGTGGAGAgaacagggagaggagggaggggccacaGAGAGGGAACAGGGGCAAGAAGGGGTCCAGGGCCGACACAGCAggggaaggagactgagaagcctggtgccaggtgcccctgaaaaggaGGAGAAACTGCTTCCTGAGGTGGTCAGCAGGGCCCAGAGTCCAAGGAAAGTAAGAATTTACAGAGGCCACTGGGTTtgactcatttaacaaatatatatgggGCACCCACGTATGCCAGACTCCGGGATGTGGGTTCGAAGTTCTCTGCCCATCTAGTGGACATCTGCCCAGCGCCTGTGACCGGGCCAGGTCCTGACGGTCCTGCGTGTGGATCTCGGACACTGAGGCTGGGTTCTTTCCCGCAAGAGCCCATGTTTACAAAAGCTTCAATCCACAAGGAGGAAGGACatgagggagggctgggggaagaggggaggaggaggaaaagggagtgGCCAGGAAAATGTGTGCAGTTGAGAGCAGACCACTTATTCAAAAATTTTGGCATTCAAAGGAAGGCGAGACTAGAAAAATAACTTGCGGGGACAGAAAAGTCTTGCAACACTGCTCCCACCCTTCCCCCTCAAACAGGTAAGACTTGGATGCTAGCAGGCAAGAGAAAAGGCATCGGTGTAGAGGAAGGGCAGAACATGTTTGGGGGAGACGGGATTATTGCCTAAGTAAATACAAGACTTGGTCCACATTTCCGAAGAGCCGAGAGAAACCTATTTAACAAACAGGGCAAAGCGGTTAAAAGGTGACAAAGCGTCCGAGTGATTCGTTCTGACCGTGGGCGTTGGAAAATGTGGGAGCCAGAAAAGGGGCCGCGTGGGAGAGAGAGGTGTTATCAGCggaggcttcttggaggaggtggccGGTGACCTAAATCTGGAAGGACCGGCGGAGAGGAGAGGAGGTCCAGGCATCCTGGCCGCGAACTGGACGCAGCACTCCTCCGCCCAGAGGCTtcggcccctccccggctcccctTTTCTCCCGGCGCCTCCCTCGGCCCGCAAGCCCGGCTCAGGTTCCCAGCACTGACGTCAGCGGGCGATGACCTCAGCGCAGGGGAGGTGGCGGGGgcggtggcgggggcgggggcaggggctaGCGGCCTCGCGGCCCCGGgagcgcgcggggcggggccgggagggcgTCAGGCCACGCCCCCATCCGCTAGCAGTAGCCAATGGGCGCCGGCGCGGGCTCCCCCGCCTCTCGGAATAGTATGAAAGGCGCGTCCCGGGTAAAGTCCCCGCAGAGCCCGAGCAGCGGCCGAGCGCACGGAGGAAGCTTGAGAAGCGGCACGTCCCACCGGACACTTGCCTCTCGCTGCTCCCCGCCGCTGCCACCGCCTCCTGAGCCGAGCAAGACATGAGCCAGGCCCGCTGGACCGGGAAGAGAACAGACATGCTTCCGGAGATCGCCGCCGCCGTGGGCTTCCTCTCCAGCCTCCTGAGGACCCGGGGCTGCGTGAGCGAACAGAGACTAAAGGTTTTCAGCGGCGCTCTCCAGGAGGCACTAACAGGTGAGCACACGCCGAGGATCCTGGCGTCCGTCGACCCCTGCCGCTGGGGCTCGGCTCCCCTTCCTGCCTTGGTCGTTTCCCTCTGCTCCCAGAGCAGGGCTCCGCTCACGAGCAGCTCCGGGACTCGGTTTCCTCCAGCCCCCGGGGCAACCCGCAGTCCCCGCAGTCCCCTGGGTCTGCGCTCGGGTCTCGGCCCGTGTCCGCTCCGGTAGGGTGCGTTCGAAGGCGCAGACCCTGGCCCTGGAGTGTGAGCCGAGTCGCGGCTTTTGCCCCGGGAGAGGAGGCACCTGCGGGCCTGAGCGCGAGCTCGTTGCCCTTACTGAGACTCTCCAGGGCGCCACGGACGACCCAGCCCGGCCAGCCAAGGGGTCATTATGGGAGAAGAAGGCGCAGTTGAGCCTTCTTAACAACTTGGGAGTCTCGGCCGTGGTTCTTCCGGCAGTGCGGGGCTGCGCTGTGCCCGGGCCGATCGTTGATTCGTTCGAAGTTGGAATCCCGGCCCCCTTTGTATGCTTGGCCCCCCTGAGCCATCTGCCACCCATTACGGTCCCGAGAAAGCCTTGTAGGTCGTAACTGCGCTCTGCTGGCTtgtgtgttgggggcgggggcggtgtgAAAAGGGCGGTGGACAAGAGATAACCAGCCGCTGCCAGACTTACCTCCCAGCTGTTTTCCAGCCGGTTGGCCGACGGTGTTGGGCAGCGATAGCCATCTCCAAACGTGCCCACACAGATCCTGCCTTCTGAGGAGCAACATATGTTTCATCAAAACCAACCCGATTTCGACTCCCTTAGCCACTGCTCAGGGGCTCTGGCTtttgaaggaggcagagggagcctcTAGGGCTCAGAGTGGGGGACACAATGAGTCGCTGTGGATCTGACAATGGTGGCAGCCTTCCTggcctccaacttcagccagTAGGTCTCCAGCGGCCCTGTCTGGACATGCCCTCCCCAGTCTCACCCCTCCTCCTTAAACTGGGGTGTGCCAAAAGCACTGGCTACTTGGGACTGCCTCAGAGCTATGGGActccctcccaacacacacacatcctcctcctagtgggggggggggttccagaTTCCATACAATTATCTCTGCTACAGCGACAGGAGGGTCTCAGGGAGGTCCTGGAACTCATGAGAAACTACATTGCTTACTTAAAATCTCTGGgttcctgcctctcctcctgtcccttcatccccttcccccacagcccAGCTGCTCTAACCAGGGCATCTCCCTCTTGTCTCTCCACAGAGCACTACAAACACCACTGGTTTCCTGAGAAGCCGTCCAAGGGCTCCGGCTACCGCTGCATCCGTATCAACCACAAGATGGACCCCATCATCAGCAAGGTGGCCAGCCAGATCGGACTCAGCCAGCCCCAGCTGCACCAGCTGCTGCCCAGTGAGCTGACCCTGTGGGTGGACCCCTACGAGGTGTCCTACCGCATTGGGGAGGATGGCTCCATCTGCGTCCTGTACGAGGAGGCCCCGGTGGCAGCCTCCTATGGGCTCCTCACCTGCAAGAACCAAATGATGCTGGGCCGGAGCAGCCCCTCGAAGAACTACGTGATGGCGGTCTCCAGTTAGATCCCCCGCCAGCCCCACCAGGCACTCTACTGTACTCGTTCTGTCGTGACAACAGGCCGCTGCATACCTCAACCTGGGgaactgtattttaaatgaagagctatttatatatatatatataaatatattattttttttaagaaaaggggagaaaaaaaaaaaccaaaagattttttttaaagaaaaatcctt includes:
- the BTG2 gene encoding protein BTG2, producing the protein MSQARWTGKRTDMLPEIAAAVGFLSSLLRTRGCVSEQRLKVFSGALQEALTEHYKHHWFPEKPSKGSGYRCIRINHKMDPIISKVASQIGLSQPQLHQLLPSELTLWVDPYEVSYRIGEDGSICVLYEEAPVAASYGLLTCKNQMMLGRSSPSKNYVMAVSS